In Antechinus flavipes isolate AdamAnt ecotype Samford, QLD, Australia chromosome 3, AdamAnt_v2, whole genome shotgun sequence, a genomic segment contains:
- the CD22 gene encoding B-cell receptor CD22 yields MRGLLQLSFLAIGFPFLGLCNWNVKLPNDIDVWEGTCVQIPCSFKIKNDIQSLEDFLLYHNPVYDEAIKKFQGTILFSLHNSPENSRIVFLGRQKKEDCSLLIREVQMSDSGVLGLRMIAQGDEMWMSYMHLNVTATVPPPHIQIPQQLQELQQVTVTCFLNHFCYDYLVSLRWFLDGQEVPADQVKKSTFNSTQRISTESQFTFTPNWTHHGKELACRVWDKEDKQFSEKIVQLDVRHTPKITIEANIPLEVKEGESVTLKCLLQSSNPEVQGRFLWFRDEIDLLNQSENLILSNIQWQWTGNYQCAAMNEIGQGKSEAVHLQVLYSPKLSKVQSNKFTVLENDTVELYCTTKAYPLPTNYIWYQDEKQILGETNQKLMFQRVNRQQTGQYTCLAENSEGWSEISEKARLDVQYPPTRVFVTIISQMPIREGDFVTLACSYEQSNPPVNSYFWRSQLSKKVRSNIFNISKVSWNAEPITCWACNIQCSPSTPLNLDVQYAPRDVRIILVTPKSAIRSGDHVRLQCDFGSSHPQNVNYSWTLNGKHFHKGKYLNWSSISPEDAGLYICIVTNSIGQSRSQEWDLNVLYPPRHLQVSINPSDMVMEKTSVELTCEADANPAIHLYTWFDWRGQKINYYGQKLTLWPVMTYQSGAYWCQGTNKLGTGQSLPAMLTVYYSPETIGKRIALGFGVCLAIFLLALLVFQYVRCWKKIREQDFRERPSRQGSFFIRNKRMRKPPTTAAPQSLGYYNPAAEERVDYSTLQFPLPSSPYLETSPVSIQSEDQSVTYAVVKKPSKSDYENVTPQSSPEEEGLHYSELIQFGVGGRLTTQEEVEYVTLKH; encoded by the exons ATGAGAGGCCTCCTTCAGCTTTCATTTCTAGCTATTG GATTCCCGTTTCTGGGGCTCTGTAACTGGAATGTCAAGCTACCAAATGACATAGATGTTTGGGAAGGCACCTGTGTTCAGATCCCCTGCAGCTTCAAGATCAAAAATGATATCCAATCACTAGAGGATTTTCTCTTGTACCACAATCCGGTGTATGACGAGGCTATCAAGAAATTCCAAGGGACCATTCTCTTCAGCCTGCACAATTCCCCTGAGAATTCAAGGATAGTGTTTCTGGGACGCCAAAAGAAAGAGGACTGCAGTTTGCTCATCCGTGAGGTGCAGATGTCCGACAGTGGGGTCCTGGGGCTGAGGATGATCGCCCAGGGAGATGAGATGTGGATGTCCTACATGCATCTCAACGTCACTG caACTGTGCCTCCACCACACATTCAGATCCCCCAGCAGCTCCAAGAGTTGCAACAGGTCACTGTAACCTGCTTTCTGAACCATTTCTGTTATGACTACCTTGTGAGCTTGCGCTGGTTCCTGGATGGACAGGAGGTTCCAGCGGACCAAGTTAAGAAGTCAACCTTCAATTCAACCCAGAGGATCTCAACAGAGAGCCAATTCACATTCACTCCCAATTGGACTCACCATGGCAAGGAACTGGCTTGCCGCGTCTGGGACAAGGAAGACAAGCAATTCTCTGAGAAGATCGTGCAGCTGGATGTGAGAC ATACCCCAAAGATAACCATCGAGGCCAATATCCCCCTAGAAGTGAAGGAGGGAGAATCAGTGACTCTGAAGTGTTTGCTCCAAAGCAGCAACCCCGAGGTTCAAGGCAGATTTCTTTGGTTCAGAGATGAAATTGATCTGCTAAATCAGAGTGAAAATCTGATTCTGTCCAACATACAGTGGCAATGGACTGGGAATTACCAATGTGCAGCAATGAATGAAATAGGCCAAGGGAAATCAGAAGCGGTGCATCTCCAAGTCCTAT aTTCCCCCAAGCTTTCCAAGGTTCAGTCTAATAAATTCACTGTGCTAGAAAATGACACCGTGGAGCTGTATTGTACAACCAAAGCCTACCCTCTTCCAACCAATTATATTTGGTATCAAGATGAGAAGCAGATTCTAGGAGAGACAAACCAGAAGCTCATGTTCCAAAGGGTTAATCGACAACAAACTGGCCAGTACACCTGTCTGGCTGAGAACAGTGAGGGCTGGAGTGAAATCAGTGAGAAAGCCAGGCTGGATGTGCAGT ATCCCCCCACTAGGGTGTTTGTGACTATTATTAGTCAGATGCCAATCCGAGAAGGTGACTTTGTGACCCTGGCCTGTTCCTACGAACAAAGTAACCCccctgtcaacagttatttttggAGGTCACAGCTCTCTAAAAAAGTCCGTTCCAACATTTTCAACATCTCCAAAGTCTCCTGGAATGCTGAGCCAATCACCTGCTGGGCCTGCAACATTCAATGTTCTCCATCAACTCCTCTCAATCTGGATGTACAAT ATGCCCCAAGAGATGTCAGAATCATTCTGGTAACTCCCAAATCTGCCATACGATCTGGAGACCACGTCCGACTTCAATGTGACTTCGGGTCTAGTCACCCCCAAAATGTTAATTATTCCTGGACTCTAAATGGGAAGCACTTCCATAAGGGGAAGTACTTGAATTGGAGCTCCATCTCCCCAGAAGACGCTGGACTGTACATCTGTATTGTCACCAACTCTATTGGACAAAGCCGTTCTCAGGAATGGGACCTGAATGTCCTGT ATCCACCCAGACACCTTCAAGTGTCCATTAACCCAAGTGACATGGTGATGGAGAAGACAAGCGTAGAACTCACCTGTGAAGCTGATGCTAATCCAGCCATTCACCTCTATACCTGGTTTGATTGGAGAGGGCAAAAGATTAACTACTATGGTCAGAAGCTGACCTTGTGGCCTGTGATGACCTACCAGTCTGGGGCCTACTGGTGCCAAGGGACCAACAAGCTGGGCACAGGACAGTCACTTCCTGCCATGCTAACTGTCTATT acAGCCCAGAGACCATCGGCAAAAGAATTGCATTGGGATTTGGGGTGTGCCTGGCTATCTTCCTCCTGGCCCTGCTGGTCTTCCAATATGTCCGATG ctGGAAGAAGATCAGAGAACAGGATTTCCGGGAGCGGCCCAGCAGACAGGGCTCCTTCTTTATCAGGAACAAGAGG ATGAGGAAGCCGCCCACCACAGCAGCTCCCCAGTCCTTGGGCTACTACAATCCTGCAGCGGAGGAAAGGGTCGATTATAGCACTTTGCAGTTTCCTTTGCCCAGTTCTCC GTATCTGGAGACCTCGCCAGTTAGTATTCAATCTGAGGATCAAAGTGTCACCTATGCTGTGGTGAAGAAACCCTCTAAG AGTGATTATGAAAATGTGACCCCACAGTCTTCTCCAGAAGAAGAAGGATTGCATTACTCCGAGCTGATTCAGTTTGGGGTCGGTGGGAGGCTCACCACGCAGGAAGAGGTGGAATATGTGACTCTGAAACACTGA